Within the Prochlorococcus sp. MIT 1300 genome, the region TCTTCGCTGTGATTAATTTGATTGACTTTTCAAAAAGGCGCGAAAGATTTCTTGCGAAATTAGAAGGGAAAGCGGCAGTTATTCCAGCTGCATCGATGGTTGTTCACCATGCTGACTGTGAGTATCCATTTAGGCAAAATAGTGATTTTTGGTATTTAACAGGCTTTGATGAGCCTGATGCAGTTGCTCTTTTTTTGCCTCATAGAGACAAAGGAGAGCAGTTTGTACTTTTTGTTCGGCCTAAGGAACCTGAAAATGAAGTTTGGCATGGTTCGCGTTGGGGTACGAATGGCGCCATAGAACATTTTGGGGTTGACATTGCTCATCCATTAAGTGATTTAGAAGACTACTTAGTCGATTACCTTTTAGGGGCTAAAGGGATAGCTTTCAGAGTTGGTAAACATCCCAAGATTGAAACTTTAGTTTTGCGGGCTTGGTGTAAACAACTCGATCATTCCTCTAAAAGTGGTCAAGCGGCATTCGGTTTATTTGCACCCTGTTCAATCCTTCATGAAATGAGGCTTAGAAAGGAGCCTGAGGAGTTGGAGCGCATGAGGGAGGCTGCAAGAATCTCGGCTGAAGCACATGAAATAGCCCGTAGGTTTGTTAGACCAGAAATTAATGAGCGACAAGTTCAGGCAGTTCTGGAGAATTATTTTTTGGAGCAGGGAGCAAGAGGACCTGCTTATGGATCGATTGTTGCTGGCGGTGATAATGCTTGCGTACTCCATTACACAGCAAACAATTGCACACTTAGGTCTGGGGATCTGCTGTTAATTGATGCAGGATGCTCTTTAGTTGATTACTACAACGGTGATATCACCCGTACTTTCCCTGTTAATGGTCGCTTTACTCCTCAGCAGAGGGACCTTTATGAAGTTGTCCT harbors:
- a CDS encoding aminopeptidase P N-terminal domain-containing protein; translation: MINLIDFSKRRERFLAKLEGKAAVIPAASMVVHHADCEYPFRQNSDFWYLTGFDEPDAVALFLPHRDKGEQFVLFVRPKEPENEVWHGSRWGTNGAIEHFGVDIAHPLSDLEDYLVDYLLGAKGIAFRVGKHPKIETLVLRAWCKQLDHSSKSGQAAFGLFAPCSILHEMRLRKEPEELERMREAARISAEAHEIARRFVRPEINERQVQAVLENYFLEQGARGPAYGSIVAGGDNACVLHYTANNCTLRSGDLLLIDAGCSLVDYYNGDITRTFPVNGRFTPQQRDLYEVVLAAQRAAVEDVVVGHDAEGVHLTALRILVEGLIELGLLVGSTESVIAEGSYRHLYMHRTGHWLGLDVHDVGAYRLGEYPVELEEGMVLTVEPGIYVSDRLAVPEGQPEIKDHWKGIGIRIEDDVLVTGNEPEVLSGDALKSIDDLEA